One genomic segment of Chelonia mydas isolate rCheMyd1 chromosome 1, rCheMyd1.pri.v2, whole genome shotgun sequence includes these proteins:
- the NSUN3 gene encoding tRNA (cytosine(34)-C(5))-methyltransferase, mitochondrial isoform X3 codes for MWTGPSHDGIVLQNILEEVLTSPLCWQYAVLLNKFSFSSELKNNLRLKGYHSLFQETLPYLPGSLKCYISRTPGRFPAQKHQIGKLKEYYLLNAASLLPVLALEIKDGERILDMCAAPGGKSIAMLQCAWPGHLHCNEYDSLRSRWLKQTLESFIPEPLMNLITLSELDGRQMGDLHPELYNKVLLDAPCSNDRSWLFSSDIQQATLRLIQRKELSALQVQLLRSAIKALCPGGSVVYSTCTLSKAENSDVISHILNSCSNVLPVDISELANVVSDEFTLVAGVQPHELLVLPARGKAWGPMYVAKLKKT; via the exons GGAGGTGCTCACATCACCATTGTGCTGGCAATATGCTGTTCTGCTTAATAAATTCAGCTTTTCCTCTGAACTGAAGAACAACTTGCGTTTGAAGGGGTATCATAGTCTCTTTCAGGAAACCTTACCCTATCTCCCAGGATCATTAAAATGTTACATCAGTAGAACTCCTGGAAGATTCCCTGCACAAAAACACCAGATTGGTAAACTCAAGGAATATTATCTGCTGAATGCTGCTTCACTTCTGCCGGTGCTGGCATTGGAAATAAAGGATGGGGAAAGGATTTTGGATATGTGTGCTGCTCCAGGCGGTAAATCAATAGCTATGCTGCAGTGTGCCTGGCCag GTCATCTTCACTGTAATGAGTATGATAGTCTGAGATCAAGGTGGCTGAAGCAGACACTAGAATCCTTCATCCCAGAGCCCCTGATGAATTTAATTACTCTCTCTGAACTGGATGGGAGGCAGATGGGAGATCTCCATCCTGAATTGTACAACAAG GTACTGCTGGATGCTCCGTGTTCAAATGACAGAAGTTGGTTATTCTCTTCTGATATTCAGCAGGCTACGCTTAGACTCATCCAAAGGAAGGAGTTGTCTGCTCTACAGGTTCAGCTATTAAG GTCTGCCATTAAAGCCTTGTGTCCTGGAGGATCTGTGGTCTATTCTACGTGCACTCTCTCGAAGGCAGAAAACAGTGACGTAATCAGTCATATCCTAAACTCCTGCAGTAATGTTCTGCCTGTAGATATAAGTGAACTGGCCAATGTCGTTTCCGATGAGTTCACTCTGGTTGCTGGTGTCCAGCCACATGAACTTTTAGTACTTCCAGCAAGGGGGAAAGCATGGGGGCCTATGTATGTAGCTAAATTAAAGAAAACATAG
- the NSUN3 gene encoding tRNA (cytosine(34)-C(5))-methyltransferase, mitochondrial isoform X4 gives MKELGEAWSTVREVLTSPLCWQYAVLLNKFSFSSELKNNLRLKGYHSLFQETLPYLPGSLKCYISRTPGRFPAQKHQIGKLKEYYLLNAASLLPVLALEIKDGERILDMCAAPGGKSIAMLQCAWPGHLHCNEYDSLRSRWLKQTLESFIPEPLMNLITLSELDGRQMGDLHPELYNKVLLDAPCSNDRSWLFSSDIQQATLRLIQRKELSALQVQLLRSAIKALCPGGSVVYSTCTLSKAENSDVISHILNSCSNVLPVDISELANVVSDEFTLVAGVQPHELLVLPARGKAWGPMYVAKLKKT, from the exons GGAGGTGCTCACATCACCATTGTGCTGGCAATATGCTGTTCTGCTTAATAAATTCAGCTTTTCCTCTGAACTGAAGAACAACTTGCGTTTGAAGGGGTATCATAGTCTCTTTCAGGAAACCTTACCCTATCTCCCAGGATCATTAAAATGTTACATCAGTAGAACTCCTGGAAGATTCCCTGCACAAAAACACCAGATTGGTAAACTCAAGGAATATTATCTGCTGAATGCTGCTTCACTTCTGCCGGTGCTGGCATTGGAAATAAAGGATGGGGAAAGGATTTTGGATATGTGTGCTGCTCCAGGCGGTAAATCAATAGCTATGCTGCAGTGTGCCTGGCCag GTCATCTTCACTGTAATGAGTATGATAGTCTGAGATCAAGGTGGCTGAAGCAGACACTAGAATCCTTCATCCCAGAGCCCCTGATGAATTTAATTACTCTCTCTGAACTGGATGGGAGGCAGATGGGAGATCTCCATCCTGAATTGTACAACAAG GTACTGCTGGATGCTCCGTGTTCAAATGACAGAAGTTGGTTATTCTCTTCTGATATTCAGCAGGCTACGCTTAGACTCATCCAAAGGAAGGAGTTGTCTGCTCTACAGGTTCAGCTATTAAG GTCTGCCATTAAAGCCTTGTGTCCTGGAGGATCTGTGGTCTATTCTACGTGCACTCTCTCGAAGGCAGAAAACAGTGACGTAATCAGTCATATCCTAAACTCCTGCAGTAATGTTCTGCCTGTAGATATAAGTGAACTGGCCAATGTCGTTTCCGATGAGTTCACTCTGGTTGCTGGTGTCCAGCCACATGAACTTTTAGTACTTCCAGCAAGGGGGAAAGCATGGGGGCCTATGTATGTAGCTAAATTAAAGAAAACATAG